The genome window CACGCCGGCAGGCGGCTCGGGCGAGTGCTTTATTGATGGACGTACCGGACATCTGCTGGCAAGGGTTGACGAGCCAGACCTGGAAGAAGCGTGCGACAAGATATCGCACATGCTGGAGAGCCGCCACGATGCCGACCTTGCCGAGCAGGGAAAGCACCGTGCCCGGGCCTTGTTTTCCGTGGATGCGATGGTCGCGCGTTTTCTGGACCTGTGCCGGTTTCGCGCTGCAGTGCAGTGGGCTCCAGGCTCAGGATTGGCGTGGGCGGGTCTTCCCGAGGTGACGTGATGCTGGATTTGACGATGGCCGGGTGGCGCTTGGGCGGCCGGTGCGTCCGTACGCTGTTGCCAGTGGCCGGATTGCTCAGTTGTGTGGTCCTGGCTGGCTGCGGATTGCCCCGTAGCGGCCCTTGGATGGAGGAGATGTCTGCCGCGGACGGAACGCCGTCAGTCCAGCTCGTCGAGGTTACGCCGGAAATCGCTGCCGCATCCCGCGTCTCCCGGCACGCCGGGTTTCCCGAGGCGCTATTGCGCCAACCGCCCATTGACCCCGCGAAGCTCGTGGCCGGAGACGGCGTGGACGTAACGATATGGGAGAAAGATGGGTTCGGCATGTTCCCGGCCGGCCCCTCGGGCGCTTCGCCGCTTGGCGAGGTGCTGATTGATCAGGCGGGTTATGTGTCCTTGCCTTATCTGGGCCGTATACGCGCCGCAGGCGAAACGTTGACCACCTTGCGTGAGGTGATCCTGCACCGGTTGCAGGGCCTGATTATCGGCGCCGACGTGCTTTTGCGCGCGACCGACAGGAACGGAAAGCTCGTGGTCATTCAGGGTGACGTCGCGAAACCCGGTGCGTATCCGATCGAACAGACGACCCGCCGGCTCAGCGGCTTGCTGGGTATGGCGGCGCCCAATCCGCAGCGGCCGGAGCAGTTGTCCATTACGCATATCCGCAATGGGCAGGCGCATGCGGTACGGCTGGCCGATATCTATCGTGATCCATCTCAGGACATTGCGCTGTATCCGGAAGACAAGGTCATTGCCGCAATGGTGGAAGAACATGTGGTGGTGCTGGGCGCCGCGGGCGCGCAGGGGCGGCTGGTATTGAGTAAACGGAACTACAGCGTGATCGACGCCCTGGGCGAGGCGCACGGCATGAACGATGCCACCGCGCATCCCAAGGGGGTGTACGTGTTGCGCCAAGCCGAGACCGCTGAGCCGGAACAGCCTATGACGCTATATCACTTTGACCTGACTCGGCCGGATCAGATGGGAAGCGCAGGGATGTTCCGCATTGCTGATGGCGACCTGCTCTATATATCGGATGCGCCGTTTACCAAGGTGCAGAAGGTCATGTCCGTGTTCGGCGGCATGATCACCGGGGCCGGCAACTCAGCGGTGCGCTGATCCTCGTCATGAGCAACCAGGAACGCATTCAGAAATGGCTGGCCCGGCGCGAGACGCGCGCCTTGCAGGTGACCTTGCCCGTCGCGCCGGATAGCGACTTTGCCACACGCTGCCGAGCCGCAGGGCGTGAGGGGGTGGGCATTGAGCCTGCGCCGATTGGCGCCGCGCTGGCGATGGTTCTTGGGCTGTTGGCGCAGGCCCCGGAAATGTCGGCCGCCGACCGGCGCGTGGTGTATGCCGCTATGCAGGCAGGCCAGGAAGAAGGCATTGCTGCACTGGAACTGTCTGAAGACGCTGCCGATCTCTACCGGCGCCGGTTGCGATCATTGATCCGCCTGCTCGAACACGATCTGCGCGCAGGCGCCGCCGTGCATCAGCCTGGGTATGAACCAGCCGGATTGGCCGCGCTGGATCATCGGCTTCTGGAAGGGTATGCGAAGCGGGTCCAGCTGCGGCAGGCTGGCGACGCCCGTGACGCGCGCCGCCGGGCGTCTGAATTGGACATTCCCTTTGAGGTTGATCTTCCCGCTGCCGAAGCGCGTGAGCGGGCTGAACTGCGCCGTGATCTGGCGCGCCTTCATAGCACTCAGTCAGGACGGAACCGGACGCGGGGATGGTCGAGAATGGCAGCCTTTGTTCCGTTGTTGACCCTGCAATTGCACCTGATCAATCAGGAAAGCCGCATCGCTCCGCTGTGGATGCTGGTGGGGCCGGTTGTGCTGTTGTGCATTATTTCGTCGCTGTATTTCCTGACGGGCGTGCACTTCATCATGGGTATGGACGTTGCCACTTTTTCGCTGCTGGGCGCAACCACCTGGATCATGGTCCGGCAGGTGATATTGCGCAGCAGCGGTACCTATGTGTCGTCGCGGTCGCTGCTCAATCTGGAATCCGTGTCGCCGCTTCTTCTGGCGCTGGTTCAGGTTTTTATCTACATCGTGATCTACGGTCTGGTGTTGACTCTGCTGATTCTGATCGGCCACAGTCTGGGACTGATCACGCTGCCGGTCGACTGGAAAGGAGTGGCGGCGTATTTCGCGCTGATGGGGACTGGCGGGGCGGCAATCGGACTGCTGTTTGGCGCGGTGGCGACACGCTGGCCCTACTTCCTGAGATTCGGCGCCGTGATTGAACGGTTCTTGCAATTGTTCGCCAGCGTGTTTTTTGTGTCGGAACAATTGCCCGAGGTGTATCGGGGTTATGTCCTGTGGTCGCCGTTTGCCCATGGCATGCAGCTGCTGCGTTCGTCGTACTTTTCGGGCTATTCGTCCAGCGACGCCAGCCTGCCCTACCTGCTTACCGCGCTGGTGCTGCTGGGGGCCTTGGGCTTGGGCGCGGAGCGGCTTGTGCGTTGCGACGTGCAGCCGATGTGAGCCGCCATGATTGATTTGATCGATGTTTGCGACGACCCGCGTCTGTTCGGGTCACGGGCGGCATTGCTGACGCACGCCACAGTCAACATTCCGCATGGCCGGTACGCGCTGCTCTCTCAATCGCCCGAGGTGCATCGCGCGGTGGTTGATGTGATTGCCGGATTGCGGCCGCCCAGGCATGGGTATGTGCGGCATATGGGGCTTGTGTCGTGGCCCATCGGACGGCAGGGGTTTGTGAGGGGCCGCGGCACCGGGCTGCGGATGATTGAACTGGTCTGCGACCTGTATGGCATTGCCGTTGCGCCAACGATTGATTTCGTCAGCGATCTGCTCACCAGTCCGCAATACCTGACACAGGCAATGGAACATTGGCCGCAGTACGTCAGGCAAGAGTTTTCGTTTTCGTTGGGTTTGGTTCCCGCGTTTGACCTGTATGTCATTGAAGGCGCGATTCCATTCGAACCGTGCCGTTTCACGCGGCTGTGGCTGGCGCTATTTGAAGAAAGAATCGTCGGAAGAACGCTGATTCTGTCCACTTATCGCCAAAACCAGATGGCCGACTATTGCACCAAAGGTTTGATCTATGAACACGAAAGCCTCAGGGTCGACGACGATCTTGATGGATGCATCATCCGATTCCCCGGCCGGCAGTCTCGATCGGACGGTGGCGCAGGAAGCGAAGACGTCGTCTACGCCGACGGAGAGATCGGTGTCTGATGAGATCTTGACCTTGGAGCAGCGCCGTGCCGCCCGCGCCGGAGCGCAGAGGCGCCGGCAACGCGGCAGGATTTCCACTCTGCTGCTGATTCTTGCGCCGATGGTGTTGGCTGTGCTGTATGGCCAGTTTGTCGCGGCGCCGCGCTATGCGTCCGAAAGCCGTTTTACCGTCCGATCGCTGGCGGCACAAAGCGCGCCGGGCGGTCCGCCATCCTTGCTGAATGCAAGCAGCGGCGCAGCAGGTGTGGGCGGTTTCACTGACGGCTGGGCGGTGCGCGATTACCTTGAGTCGCGCGACGCGATGCTGCAACTTGAGCGCAAGGTGGGTCTGGCAGCGCGGTTGACTTATGAAGGGATGGACCCTCTTTACAGGCTAGGCCCGGGTGCAAAAGAAGAAGAGCTGTACCGCGCCTACCGCAATGCAGTGAGTGTCAGCTACAACATGCTGGAACAGATCAACGTGGTTGCGGTTCAGGCTCCCGCGCCTGAGTCGGTGGTGGTGATTTCGGACGCTTTGCTGGAGCTCGCTGGCGACTTTGTCAACCGCATGGACGAGCGTGGCGTACGTGACGCGTTGCAGGTCAGCAAGACCGCGGTGGATCAGGCAGAGCAGCAGAGCCTGGATGCGTTGGCTGTGTTGACAGCCTGGCGGCGCCAGCACGGGAATATTGATCCGGTGTCCAGCTCTGCCATGCTGCTCGGCATGGAAGGGCAACTGGAAGGAGAGCTGTCGGCCGCCAGGATCAATCTTGAAAGGATACGCGCGCTGGACAATCCGGCGCACCCCATGTTGCGCCCGGCTCAAGTGCAGATTGGCGTATTGGAGCGGCGGCTTCAGGACGTGCGTAAAAGGTTGAGCGGATCGGATGATGCTCAAGCCTCTTTGCTGGAGTCTTTTGAAAAGGTGAAGAGCATGCAGACCTTCGCCGAGGCCAATCTTGCCATGGCTCGCCAAAACCACCAGCAGGCGTTTACGGACGCGCTGCGCATGCGTCGCTACGTGAGCGTGATCTCGTTGCCGATCGCGGAGGCGCGCGAGGTCAGCCTGGCCTTGTTGTTGCTGCAAGGGCTGGCGGCCGGGCTGGTGCTTGCGTTGTTGCGCGGATTGATCGTCACGGTTGTGAGGGGGTGGAGGCATGCCTGAAGTCTTGACGCGAGCGCAGACGCGCCGGCAAGTCATCGCGCCGTTGATCAAAAGCGGGGCCTTGGAACAGGCAATCGACGCAGCAAAGGAAATGTTGCGTCTGCACCCGGGGAACCCGGATGACCACGCTCTGCTGGCCAGCCTGTACGGCCGGCGCAGGCTTTGGGAAGAGGCGATTCACCATGCAGACACGGGCGGCGCCATGGCGGACGCCGCAATGGGTTTGCACGCAGCGCGCATCAGACTGCGATTGCAGGCGGGGCGGCATGCCGAAGCCGCGCAGGTCGCGCGCGACACGTTGGACCTGGCAAGGCAAGCGCCTGCTGAAAGCGCTGCGTGGATCACGGCGCTTTTGCGCACGGGGGACGTGGATCTTGCTGTGTCATTGGTGGACGGTATGGAACCTGGCGTCTATGGAGATGAACGCAGCGCTGCGCTGATCGTGCAGGCGCTACTGGCCGGCGGATTGAACGCCCGCGCGATTTTGGCGGGGCTGGCCTCCTTGCAAGCCGGACTTGACGGTGCGGCGTTGCGCAGTCAGTTGGGCCAGGCATATCTGGCCAGAGGATTGCGCGATCAAGGGCTGGAGCAAGCGCTGGCACATCTGCAGGAAGGCGTGCGATTGGCGCCGCAAGATGTGCGCCTGAATTCGCTCTATGGTGAAACGCTACTGAGGGCGGGGCGTTGCCAGGATGCCATTCCGTTCCTGCGCCTTTGCTCTGAACGTGAACCCGC of Achromobacter seleniivolatilans contains these proteins:
- a CDS encoding polysaccharide biosynthesis/export family protein translates to MSAADGTPSVQLVEVTPEIAAASRVSRHAGFPEALLRQPPIDPAKLVAGDGVDVTIWEKDGFGMFPAGPSGASPLGEVLIDQAGYVSLPYLGRIRAAGETLTTLREVILHRLQGLIIGADVLLRATDRNGKLVVIQGDVAKPGAYPIEQTTRRLSGLLGMAAPNPQRPEQLSITHIRNGQAHAVRLADIYRDPSQDIALYPEDKVIAAMVEEHVVVLGAAGAQGRLVLSKRNYSVIDALGEAHGMNDATAHPKGVYVLRQAETAEPEQPMTLYHFDLTRPDQMGSAGMFRIADGDLLYISDAPFTKVQKVMSVFGGMITGAGNSAVR
- a CDS encoding sugar ABC transporter, with translation MSDEILTLEQRRAARAGAQRRRQRGRISTLLLILAPMVLAVLYGQFVAAPRYASESRFTVRSLAAQSAPGGPPSLLNASSGAAGVGGFTDGWAVRDYLESRDAMLQLERKVGLAARLTYEGMDPLYRLGPGAKEEELYRAYRNAVSVSYNMLEQINVVAVQAPAPESVVVISDALLELAGDFVNRMDERGVRDALQVSKTAVDQAEQQSLDALAVLTAWRRQHGNIDPVSSSAMLLGMEGQLEGELSAARINLERIRALDNPAHPMLRPAQVQIGVLERRLQDVRKRLSGSDDAQASLLESFEKVKSMQTFAEANLAMARQNHQQAFTDALRMRRYVSVISLPIAEAREVSLALLLLQGLAAGLVLALLRGLIVTVVRGWRHA
- a CDS encoding ABC transporter permease, with the protein product MSNQERIQKWLARRETRALQVTLPVAPDSDFATRCRAAGREGVGIEPAPIGAALAMVLGLLAQAPEMSAADRRVVYAAMQAGQEEGIAALELSEDAADLYRRRLRSLIRLLEHDLRAGAAVHQPGYEPAGLAALDHRLLEGYAKRVQLRQAGDARDARRRASELDIPFEVDLPAAEARERAELRRDLARLHSTQSGRNRTRGWSRMAAFVPLLTLQLHLINQESRIAPLWMLVGPVVLLCIISSLYFLTGVHFIMGMDVATFSLLGATTWIMVRQVILRSSGTYVSSRSLLNLESVSPLLLALVQVFIYIVIYGLVLTLLILIGHSLGLITLPVDWKGVAAYFALMGTGGAAIGLLFGAVATRWPYFLRFGAVIERFLQLFASVFFVSEQLPEVYRGYVLWSPFAHGMQLLRSSYFSGYSSSDASLPYLLTALVLLGALGLGAERLVRCDVQPM
- a CDS encoding ATPase, translated to MIDLIDVCDDPRLFGSRAALLTHATVNIPHGRYALLSQSPEVHRAVVDVIAGLRPPRHGYVRHMGLVSWPIGRQGFVRGRGTGLRMIELVCDLYGIAVAPTIDFVSDLLTSPQYLTQAMEHWPQYVRQEFSFSLGLVPAFDLYVIEGAIPFEPCRFTRLWLALFEERIVGRTLILSTYRQNQMADYCTKGLIYEHESLRVDDDLDGCIIRFPGRQSRSDGGAGSEDVVYADGEIGV